The nucleotide window TGACCAACAATAAACAGAATTAAGTCTCTAAAAAGCttgacaaaacaaaaaaatgttttcaacagaCAAGAGAACATCAGAATTGTACGGGCCTGTCTAATTCCAATAGGAGCACTATTCCAAAATACTTGTGCCACTATGCTGAAAGCCACGATgggccttgggcctgatccagtaagGCTCTGATTATGTTCCCATGTTCTTGGTTCAAGTAGAAGCTAAACAAATGTGTGGCACCTCACCTCTCAGATAGTCAGTAGGGCTTCTCCAGATGACTGCAGTGATTTGGTTGGTGTCTAAGGGATAAGGCGGTCCTTCAGTTTATTAATACAGAGACATAATAGGTAGTCTCTTTATATCCCATTTGTGGTGGCACCATTTTTCCCCACCATGGCCTAACAATCAGGAAAAGCCAACTACCTAAAAGCACCTCTAATTACCAGGCGATATCAGCTCCCTAGTTCAAGCtgggcaaaggattctgggacaaGTGGACTGGTAGTCTGGACGACAGAGAGGGGATGCTGGGCTAGGACTGAGGGTGGATTGGTGATATATGTTTTTGGCGTGTTCCACAATGTAACAATGAGCAAAGGTTTACACGAATGTTTGTAACTGACCaataaagaaaacaaaccatgaatCCAAAGAAATAAAACCGTGAAAAAGACAGATTATTCCAAGTGTTGGTCTCATATTACATTTGCACACCCTAAGAACATAAAGAGAtccagcctggctgctggatcagaccaaaggcccatctagtctaccatcctgttctcacagtggccaaccagatgctccaatgagaagcctgaaaacaggacctcagcgcaacagcactctcctcacttatgATTCCCTGCAATttgtattcagaggcttactgcctccaacagtgaacaCAGCCTTTGCGGCTggtagccattgagagccttagCCTAGTGCCAGCAGTGAATATTTAACTGAGACTCTGAGCTTGTGAACTGCAACCCTTGGCTGCAgaactcactcccccccccaaaaaaaatcctttgaTTTTCAACAAGAGGGGCAACTGACTGGACTGGACATTTGCATGGCAGACGGAAGTCCTCTTCTGCTTTTGCAGCTcttggagcagggatgggaaacctgcggaggccctccaaatgttgctggactccatctcccaccaGCCGCGACCATTGGCCCTGGTGGCtgacggggctgatgggagctggagtccagccacatctggagggccacaggttagcctctCCTTACAGGGCCTCTGCCTTGGGAGGGCACGTGGCGGGGGGAGGAATGGGCAGTTTACAGCACCTGGCAACCCacgcaggaaggaaggaaatataAGAGCTAGAAGAAAAAGTAAAAAGGTAAGGATGGAATACGACACAGAAAGAATCTGCAGCCATCCTGCTTTCTGGGGTTTactcttttatttcttttgcaaGCTTAGAACAGAAAAGAAAGACAAGGATTGACCTGCGCTCCTTTGGCGGGGGGGAGATTTGGAAATGTTGGGTGTAATCCCAAATCAGTGGTTGCCTCCCGCCCTCGCCtgcccctctgtctttctccccctcctgcccaactcctctctcccctcctttcttccagatccctcctccttttcctacCAGAGAGCGAAAGAGAGGGGCGGCTGTTTTCCGgatccccccaccccaagaaagaaaaagaccGATCGAGAGCCGCCGCCGCACGAGGTAACGCTACCCACActgaacttttcttcttttttagcaaCATCTTTGGCGGGACAGGGTCAAAGGAGTTTACTTGCCCCAACTCTGAGCCATCACTCTATTCCTTCCCCACCCAGACCCTTCCAATAAAGGCAGAGatcgggaggggggaagggagggagacacTTTGGCCACGGACTAAATCCGTACCCTGACTGGGGAGGGGGGTCTGCATCTTTGACCAAGTCCCCCTTTACTACTCAGTCTTGTAGAACttaccggggggaggggggagcaatatcaagtgtgtgtgtctgtctttcTTGACTCCCCAAGAGTTTGTATCCCCTTTCCACTAACCTATAAATGCTGCTTCTCTCCCCCTGCGCCCACTTCCGGTGGGTGACCTCACGGGCAATATTGTGGGTGGAAACAACCACCCCTCTGTGCATAGCAATCTGCACTGAAAAGTGcgggtggggtggagagagagagctggaaaCTCACAGATCACCTTGTTGGTTAGACTCAGGCCAGATGGGAACTGTGGAAGAGATGAGAACAGGActgttttgagagagagagagagagagagagagagagagagagagagagatgggaagcatgaaagagaggaggaaggaaggaaagaaagaaacagaatgTGATCTCTTTTCAAACAGCGTGACTGTATGAACAAAttgttattaaagcttgctgcaTCTGATCACCTGTGGTGATTAAAGAGTGTCTCCAGGTATCAAGGAAGTGTAACAAAAACTGTGTTCTtagcccccccccaaagtgtATGTCGGGCAGCAGCTGGTGAGTAAACATTTTTGTGGGTGCCTCATTTGGGGGGGGCATTTGCCATGGAACGGTGTTaagctccccctccctttctctgtccATAGGTAACCATCTGCCTCCATTTTCTTCCAGGTGTGTGTGCCCACCCACACCCATCTCCCACGTTGTAGCAATGCCCCACAGCCTGGCCTTGCTTTTGGTGGCAGCGACGTGGGCTGTGGCCACCCCTGCCGATGGATGCAATAAGGCCCTCTGTGCCAGCGACGTCAGTAAGTGCCTGCTGCAGGTAAGAGGCCAGGAAGGCACTGCCCCACATCAACCCAGATCTCGGCACAGACTTATGGACTAGGGGTGGGGGACATACTTCCCAAGCTTGTGATAGCAGCTTCCCCCTTGAGTAAGAATGAGAGACACCCTGCACTaactggcacagagagagagagagagagtgagtgagagtgagagagtgagagtgagagagtgagagtgagaagaagaagaattacCCATTCTCAGTGGGGACCACCAACTCTGTGTATTTCAGCATGAGCCACACTTGTGGCTTCCTTGGATTGGCAGCCCAGACAAGCCCAGAACAGTTACTCAAACAGAAGCACAGTGGGGCAACCTCTGCATTGGAAGTGGACGAACAATCCAGTCTCAGCCAATACATAGATTGGGGAGAATGATCCATCTGCAACTGGGGTTGATTGGACAGAGGCAAAGCCAAGGCATCAGGCAGAGAGACAGAGGGCAACCTCCTTCTCTGGGAGAAGAACTGTGAGCTCACAGGACCATCTAATTATTTAATGACTTCCTCAGAACACACATACATTTGGTTTGCGGAATTACTGGATTAGCACAACCCCCTTGTAGACACAGGATGCTAAACTGAAATACCCCCAGATTAAGCAAGGCAATGCCAAGCTGATTTCAGGTATCTCAGCATGCTTCCTGACAAATCACAGCTGAAAGCAGCTGTTGGCTATGTCTGGTCATACTGTTAGGCAAGGTAAAGCGAACTCACATGTGGTCCTATTAAAGATCAGCAAATTAAGATCCTGTTGTTACTGCCCCACTACAGGGAAAGGTTTTGTTAGGATTTTCTGCACCAGGCATTCAAATCTATTGCAATAGTAGTGTATGGGGGGTGTTTAGGATTAGGGGGGCCAGGAGAACTTTGCAGTGTCCTGTTGCCTTGAGAAAACTTGCTTTGGAAGTTTGCCCTGAGGCACTCCGGCCTTATCTAATGGGCCTGTACGTTTGTACATGCAGATCAGGCATTtcccattgggggggggaacctgggcatgtcttttgtgtgtgtgccacTATTAACATTTTACTAAATGTCCTGGAGTTGCTGTTAACGCCCCTATTGGGGAATCTCTTGGCAGGAAGTGTGCCAGTGCGAGGCCAACCACGCTGGCTGCCCATGCTGTCGGGAGTGCGCCTTTTGCTTAGGCAATCTGTGGGAGTCATGCTGTGAATGTGTGGGTGAGTGAACTCCAGGGGTTGCTGAACCCCAGTCTTTTAATTGCACATAATGGCATGGGcttggcaagagggaggggcagCTGTGGCTGGATggaaagagggagggggtcaAAGCAACGATTGAAACAAGAGTACAGGTTTTGCTGGaaatcttttcagcgccaggtcaagactttccccttctcccgggcattttagcatgtgttttaaattgttttttaatgtttttaattgttgtgaaccgcccagagagcttcagctatggggtggtatataaatgttataaataaataataataaataatgttctcCCAGAAATCCTAACTCATTGGTTTGCTTGTTTATGGCATTGATAACtcatccacccacttttgcttcaaaACAGCCTCTCAGAGCAGCTGACAAGAATCAGTTTCAAAGAAAGTCCCTGCCCTCAGTCTCACAATGTAAAAAGACATGGCACActaggaaaaaggaatgggagggagaaggaaaaagcaAACTCAACTACAGGTTCTTCAGGTTACAGTCCTTATAATACAGGTATAGAGATCGGTCTAGGCAGATTCTGGCTATCTCTAAACGCAGCAGCTCTTTGCTGATGTCAGTGGTGGTTCTACGTGTCTTGACCTTGATAAGAAGCAGTCCCTCCCCTGaagcactcttcctcccagatcagatccaggagcagagcaGGTGACGAGATCCAGGCCAGGAGGACAGATCAGCTTCTGCCACATTTTCTCCCTCAGAAGGGGGCTGAACTCTTTTGCCACAGTGCAAGATTTGCCAGTCAGTTCTTAGCCAATTTCTGAGTGCAGACAGTGTGGCTAAAGGTGAAGACCCGATAGCTCAGTACAAGCGCACCTGCTTTGGAgatagaattttatttatttatttatttattattaaatttgttagtcgctcatctggctggttgtccagccactctgagcgacgtacacaataaaacagaaacatgatagttaaaattttaaaaacagtaaaaaacagtaaaaacttaaTCTGTCCTAAAAGCCTGcccaaaaagccaggtcttcagagTCCGACGGAAATTGATCATAGATGGGGCATGGCGtaaatcatttgggagagagtttcatagggtgggggccattactgaaaaggccctctctctggtcctcaccagcttagctgttttaaccggtgggatccagagaaggtcctctgaggttgatcttgttgagcggcatccttgtcaacgctggaggcgctccttcagataagctgggccacaaccgtttagggttttaaaggttaaaaccagcaccttgaattgggctcggtaaacaaccggtaaccaatgcaactccttcaatacAGGAGTAATATGATCTTGACGGCGGCTGCCTGTAATCAGAcgcgctgccgcattctgtaccagttgtaaattccggaccgttttcaagggtaaccccacgtagagcgcattacagtagtcaaggcgagtggtgatcagggcatgtaccactggtgggagcagatgattgggaaggtaggggcgcagcctccgtatcagatggagttgatacagagctgcctggctcacagccgaaacctgagcttccatagacagctgggagtcaagaatgacccccaggctacggacctggtctttcaggggtaatcgtactccattaagcaccaggtctatgtccCCCAACCGTCCCttgtcacccaccaacagcacctcggttttgtcaggattcagcttcagcttattccttcccatccagccactcaccgactccagacacttggacagggtttccacagccaaccttggtgaagatttaaaggagagagagagctgcgtgtcatccgcatattgatgacactgcagcccatatctcctgatgattgctcccagcggctttatatagatgttgaaaaccattggagagaggatagaaccctgtggcaccccacaagtgagaggccagggatccgaaacctcctcctccaatgctactctttggcatctcccagagaggaaggagtggaaccactgcaatacagtgccccccacacctaacctctgcaggcgatccaagaggatagcgtggtcaacggtgtcaaaaaccgctgagagatcgaggaggacaaggaaggtgcattcacctctATCtcatgcccttctcatatcatctaccaaggctgtttcagtcccatgccccGGTCTGAATCCCGACtgagatggatctagataatccatttcctccaagtgtgcctgcaactgcctagccaccacccgctcaattgccttgcctaagaatggcacatttgagactgggcgaaaattATTCAGATCtcgagggtccaaggagggcttttttaagattggttttattattgcctccttgagcatTGATGGCGTTACTCCCTCTTCTAGCGATGTATTTATCACTAGCCTGAtcctctcacccagtctatctttgcagctcataatgagccacgaagggcaaggatcaagtaggcaggtggttggctttagggttgcaagcaccttgtccacttcctcagaaggcagaagctggaactgatcccacgccactgatcacctctggctcacttcctgtgtccacagtGTACGAAATCTCacttttaatacgatcgattttatcagcaaaatgtttagcaaactcgtcacaggagaccttatcttGTTCCATCAGTTCCggaacaactggaccgaccaggctccggaccacttggaagagcctcctgggacaacactttgccgatgcaatagaggcagcataaaagtcTTTTTTTGCTGcgcttattaataataataataataataataaaattttatttctaggccgcctatctggctgaattaacggccactctaggcggcgtacatagactaaaatataacatagagtaaaatataacatataatacaaaacaaaaccccagtagtctatagacatcccaagcagcagattcacgcacacatacacacacacggtctctggccccttcagcagttgctgcttttgtagctggagagagacagggccctgcccttccaggccaggtggaaatcagccagaaatgcagggagcaggtcttgcagaaactcacacaggtagatggtctctggccccttcagcagttgctgcttttgtagctggagagagacagggccccacgcttccaggccaggtggaaatcagccagaaatgcagggagcaggtcttgcagaaactcacacaggtagatggtacACATGATAGGCTGTAGCAGCAGCTCTAACACGTGTTCGGTTGTCCTCCGAGCGAGATttacgccaccggcgctctagccgtctcacctcccgcctcagagttcgcaaccgtggggtaaaccacggtgccgtctgggttctattcagggggagagggcgttttggtgCCACTCGCAGCATTCCAGCCATCCACCAGGGCTTCAGTcgagtggctgtgtgcttgctccaaagtatccccaagcgcattcaggaaaccatcaggatccatcagacgcctggggcggaccatcttaatgggccctTCCACCCCGCAGAGGGTTTGTGGCAGTAGAAGGTCTATCttcaccaggtagtggtctgatcATGACAGTGTCCCTCCACTCAATCTCCACCATTTCCACTATAAgaaacagggccagttctaaagggcggccaggtggggcactggcccgacggcccctggagctacagggggcccctcagccacccctccgctccccttctgcaatccatggcctCCCCACGCCCCCCATCTACCTGTCTGCTGCCTTTTACCATTGCTCTTAACGAAGATGGAGGCTGcgatttccctaaggtactgaagcccctgccgccatcttagttgatggcagaggtgCATGTGCGTAgcatgcacacgtgccatcaacaaagatggcggcggaggtgtcatccccttagggaaaccgcagccaccatctttgttaagggaaatggtaaaagatagcagacaggtGGGGAGGCATGGGGGTCGCATGCGCGTGCGCGcccacacacgccggggcccagggcaagctcatgcccaagggccccagcattcctggagccagtcCTGATAAGAAATAGATCCATCTGTAGATGATGGGAGATGGTTTTGCCAGAGATTCTGCAGAACTACTCCCAGAGTAGACAATAgtggactagatagaccaatgatctgactcagtatacagtatgcttgttaaaccactctgggagttgtagctctgtgaggagaagaggggtctcctaccaaatctcagcccccttaacaaattgcagttcccaggattattttggtggaagctatgactgtttgaCGTGGTACAATAcagcttcaaatgtatagtgtggatgagGCCTCTAGTATGCAACTTCATATACCCAACAGCCTTTAAACGTGGCCGAGAATCAAATGAAATGTGAAATGGTGCTCCTAAGCGGTGCTGGGAGGAGGGTCTCAAAAGCCAGgatcccccaccaccacctcttccCAGTGACTCAAGTGATCCAGGCTAAGGGCTGAAGGAAAGATTCCGACTTCATTTTCTCTTGCCCAAGGACTGTGTGACGAACACCCCTCATCGGCGCCCCGCCCTGCCCTGCGAAGCTCCATGCACAACCTGATGTCCCCGGTGCCCTCGCTCTTCCGAGCGCTCATGGCGATCTCCGACAACGACCCTCCCATGGCCTGGACCATCCTGACCCTGCCAATCGAAGAGGAATTGCGGCAGAACCATGCAGAGACAGGCCACCTCTTGCTGGGGCCACACACAGGAACCACTGGTAGGAAGGGAGGGGATGAGGTtgctgttggaagattcaggtggTGCAGCAAGAATGTATGCAGCAGCTGCACAGGGAAGTGGGCTGGAAcctaagaagctgctttatactgagtcagaccattggtctgtctagctcagtattgtctacactgactggcagcagctctctggggtttcaggcaggagacattccgagccttacctggagataccaaggactAAAGCAGTGACCTTCTGCAGGCGAAGCAGATGCTGTAGCGTTGAGCCCTTCCCCAAGCGAAACAGATGTCTGGAAATAAAAAGTGTGTGCACCATATATTTCTCCTCCAGTCTGGAGGAACAGAAATTCCTCGTACAAGGAGTAAGCTCTAACCTCAGTCATGGTTAgggagcactttaaaaaaatccttggcACTACCAAGATGGAGCACAGCTGAGAAGTAGGCATGGCACCTGGGGTTATTTTGGCTTGATGGGGCGGGGGCTAGTTAAGTGGTATTGTTACGGTTGTGTGCTATAGCCTAGGAGGGATGTCGCTCAGTCGcatagcatctgctttccatgcagaaagtcccaggttcaatccccaggtagggttgggaatgttctttgtctgaataataataataataataaaattttatttttgagttgcctatctggccgaattaacggccactctaggcgacatacaataataggataaatacaatataaaaccataacaacaacgTTCAATAATTAAACTGCCCACTCTTATATGTAATCAGCagcttaaaaactaacccaccccagacaccccataggcctgcctgaacagccaggtcttcaaggatcggcggaaagccatcaaggagggggcatggcggaggtctaaaggaagggagttccagagggtgggggccacaatcgaaaatgacctctctctggtccgcaccagcctagctgttttaactggtgggaccgagagaaggtcttgtgtggctgatcttgtcaggcggcataattggtgatgctggaggcactccttcagataaactgggccgaaatcgtatagggctttaaaggttactaccagcactttgaattgggcccggtaacaactggtaaccagtgaagatctattaatactggagtgatatgatcacggcgacggctgttctttatcaaacgtgccgccgcattctgtaccagctgtagtttccagaccgttttcaagggcagccccacgtagagcgcattacagtagtctaagcgagaggagaccagggcatgtatcacttgtgggagaaGATGGAAAGGAAGGTAGgtttgcagcctccgtatcagatggagttgataccaagctgcccggctcactgctgatacttgagcatccatagacagctgtgagtcaagaatgaccccgaggctgcggacctggtccttcaggggcaatcttaccccattaaacaccaggtttatatctcccagccttctcttgtctcccacgagtaacacctcggtcttatcagggttcagcttcagcctattccgtcccatccatccacttac belongs to Rhineura floridana isolate rRhiFlo1 chromosome 11, rRhiFlo1.hap2, whole genome shotgun sequence and includes:
- the LOC133366191 gene encoding twisted gastrulation protein homolog 1-B-like, producing MPHSLALLLVAATWAVATPADGCNKALCASDVSKCLLQEVCQCEANHAGCPCCRECAFCLGNLWESCCECVGLCDEHPSSAPRPALRSSMHNLMSPVPSLFRALMAISDNDPPMAWTILTLPIEEELRQNHAETGHLLLGPHTGTTGLALLDAEGLSATAPPCQSIFFNECLSMSRCRTACQSVGAWRYRWFHNACCQCLGPDCRGYGGAYAQCSSCRD